The window tttaacagaaattggacaaaaatatttattaatctGTAACCATGAAATTggccaaataaaaaatatgaattaaattcgcaagataaaaaaaaatttatttatttatttacctCTTTTGGATGACTAAAAGCCAAACACAATAAAGCCTAACAGAGAAAGACAAACTCATCAGAACATACACAAACACAATAAAGTGAAATTTCCAGAAGTATGCATGGATCCAGGGAACAAAGTAGATAAATACTTCTCATGCTTCCTATTTTGCATTCGTAATCGATACGTATACAGAACTCAGGAAACATATTGCCTACTGTCATAAGCTTTAGCGtctgaatatatatacagtGTGGCCCTAGtttccttttaatttcaaaaccaCCAAACAggtgaagaaaaagagaggcaCAGGGGACAGTTTCATTGGATTActatgatgatgatggaggAAATAATACTGCACTGCCGAGCAAACACATTGAATCACGGCAAGTCCCAATCCGAAAAAGTCAGGCAACGTACCAAAAACCGTGCTATTCGGAGATGCATCTCTCTCCTTTATACCATTATAAATGAGCTCCCAGATGCAAGTAAACACAGCCGCAACGGCCAACAGCAAACTGATCAGTGCATAACGAGGCTTACTTGTGGAGGAAACCTGATCGAAACCGGCTGACAATATTTCTAGGTTGAAACCAACGAGCATAAAGGTCAACTCTAAGGCAGTTACCTACATAGAAGTTATAATCACTTcagtttgaaattaaaatggGTGCCAAATAAACCTCACAAGAGATATTAACAAAATGCTATAGTTTAATATAAGTTTTGAGCATCACCCTTGTCCTGTGATGTggctggccaaaatcattgtGTTCATCCTGCAAACCAATGTTAATTGTTGCAGACTCACTAGGATTTGAACCAGAAGGGCCCTGCCATTATGAACTGTAAGAGCCTTATAACTATTTCTaagttaaattaaaataataaaactgctTATCGCACAAGAAATAGTGAAAAGAGGGAGTTGATTATGGTCATGAGTTTTTACCACTGCCGGATTGCCCGGTTCGTCATAGTCGGTGCTAATGCGAGGAATACTGCTTGGTAAAAGCGAGTCACTGAGGTTGTCATCAGATCCCTGAGCAAATAAGTTTCAACTGGAACTATAAAAGTGTTGCAACATAATGTCAAAGTTAAAAGTTCGGTTTTGTTATTGTTATGGCCTTTGACCATTATCCTTACCGCACTGTCTAGCCCATCATAGTCAGTATCAGCTTGGGTACTAATGCAAGGTAATGGAGACACACTCGGATCGGAATCTACAGAGCCCTGAAACTGAAAATAAGTTCAAGTTGCAAGAATGTATGAGAAAAAAATGGTTTAATTAAGGTTATGAGTCTTTACCACTACCCTTGTTACATTACCCTGCTCGTCTTGGTCAGTGTCAGCATGGGGACTAACGCTCGGTAAAAGCGACTCGGTGGGGTTGGAATCGTCAGATCcctgaaattataaaaatggttCAATGAAGtacatataaaaatatgaaacaaaaatgattTTATCATGATTATGAGGTTTTAACATTACTGTCGTCTGGTATTGTTGCTTGTAATGGTTGCTGTTGTCATCATGCGAACCTTTGCTGAGCAAAGGCAACCTGCTGAGGTTCTTCTTAATGTTCAAACTATTTAATCCTGCACAACCAAACTACACAATGAATAATAATCATGTATAAAAGTAACTcaataaaaagagagagagaaaataaaaaccacaCTTCTGCTTATCTTGATTTCAAGGAAACTCACCTTTGATCATAAATTCAATTGTGGCGTTTGAGAAATCCGGACTGTAATCTGCATCGTTTCCTACAATATACAGGGTTGGGAGAGACAGGAGTAAGTCCTGTGATCTGAAAATACGTGGACGAATTTTGCAAACAATTATACAAATTTGCTAAGGTGATTCTTCTGCACCAAAGTTAGCCGGTTACTCAGAAATTCTCTTTTTGCAAGTACAAATGCTAAGCTCAGCTCAACTCTGTCTTTATGCAAACTATTTCCACTTACTTAAGATTATCTCATTTCTTATCATGTGCCTCCCAGTGCCGCTACATATCCATCTTAACATCCCCAGATCTCAACTACACTTACTATTTTAGAAACGTGCTGTGATGGCCCAAAATTCTGAACCATAGAACAAAGCTCGCCTTACAGTGATACAAAAATTCAAGAGCAGTTAGTTCACTACTAACGTCCATGACACTTTAATTCTGTGATAACATGGTCTTCAATCTCTCCTTCATTATGGACAGTCAAACTTTGAAGTACCAAAAAATTATCACTCTTAGGGATCATGCGGTCATCAATCTTTGCTGTGTCTTCTTGTCAACTCCTAGTTGTGCTAAGTTACTCCATATACCAAGtactttttcttgcataacATAACATATTAGATTCTAAACTGGTCCTTTATGCTTCTAAGCTTAACAATTAACCCTAATTTGGTGTTATAAACCAACACGAGGTCATATACGAATAACATAACAGTCGTCCATAGccaaggaaaaaaatacaagggCTTAAGGTCGACCCTTGATGTAAGCCTATTGTATATAGAAGTTCACTAGTTATACTATGTTCTCACACCAATCACCACCCACTACACAAACTTCCCTATCTCAAGTGCATCTCCCGGTGGTGCGGTATAGACagccaacaaaagaaaaagaagaagaagcagactCCAACGTCGAAGGAGAGGGTGGTCGTAGATCAGGCTCAACCAACAAGAAAGAGAGGATATCTCCTAAGCAAGGGCTTTTTCTCAGGCCAATAAGCACAAGCCCGTAGTCTTGTGCTGCATTTGGCGTTCAAAATTGCAATGAACAAACTTAATCATATCCACAAACTTGGTAGGAAGGAACAGTTGAGATCACTGAACCGAAAACAGCCTGCAGAGTAGACTTTCAAGGCAGGGCACTGAACAGTTGAGATCAAACTCCAAACAGTAATCTCTACCTCTAAAtaacaaaaagggaaaaataattcaattctTGCTACATTTTGAGCGGCTAGTCTAATGTATGAGAACCTAATTTGGAcctttaaattgaaatttataggtgagaaccaaaacaaaaaataaataaataaataaataaacctgAATTGTAGTTTAAAGAGCGGCAGCGTTGTGAAGTCCGGGGAGACTGAGATTGTCGAAGACACAAGGACTGGCTGCGTGCCAAGGCTTGCAGAGATTGAGGTTGCTGCTGCTGAGGAGGAGTAGGACACAACATGGTTCCAATTCTCCGGAGGACAGACAGAGTCGCGGAATAAGAAGAGGTGAAGATTGGTGTTGTGGTGACACCAtaatgctatttttttttcttctttttaaattcTCCAAAAACTTCAAGGAAACTTCCTCGTTGCTCAGACCTCCCAAACATGCTACCGTTTTAAAGGATTTCCAAATCCCATGTCTGCCTTGGTTGCAATCCTCTGTGTAACAAATTACAAGCAGGGGATGACATTGACATGAGAgtaattggtttttttcttcttctttttacgATAGTAAGTCATTACTATGTAGTATTATTTATTGGCCAGAAAACTCACAGCCACACATTAAATGGAAGcaaagaataaaaaggaaagttaATATGTGAAGTTTCTATTCAGTtcacaacaaaagaaaaaagaaataaaagaaaagaaaggaagcgCCTACAAATTCTGCAGAACTTGGTAGATTGGCTCATCAGCTAACAAGGGTTATTTACTTTTCTAGAGctattatgtatatatgctGGAAGGAAGGAAGCTTCTGGAGGAGAGCACCCAGCTGCATGCAATGCAAATACTGATTCCACCAGCAGATTGGAAACCAGAAACTGGATTCCAAATTCCAGTTAACATTTCTTTAGAACTGACTCTGAGTAATGAGCGTAATTCTTTACTTTTGCTCAGCTCATCTTTTATGGGCACA is drawn from Prunus dulcis unplaced genomic scaffold, ALMONDv2, whole genome shotgun sequence and contains these coding sequences:
- the LOC117613073 gene encoding uncharacterized protein LOC117613073 isoform X1, whose translation is MLCPTPPQQQQPQSLQALARSQSLCLRQSQSPRTSQRCRSLNYNSGNDADYSPDFSNATIEFMIKGLNSLNIKKNLSRLPLLSKGSHDDNSNHYKQQYQTTGSDDSNPTESLLPSVSPHADTDQDEQGNVTRFQGSVDSDPSVSPLPCISTQADTDYDGLDSAGSDDNLSDSLLPSSIPRISTDYDEPGNPAVGPSGSNPSESATINIGLQDEHNDFGQPHHRTRVTALELTFMLVGFNLEILSAGFDQVSSTSKPRYALISLLLAVAAVFTCIWELIYNGIKERDASPNSTVFGTLPDFFGLGLAVIQCVCSAVQYYFLHHHHSNPMKLSPVPLFFFTCLVVLKLKGN
- the LOC117613073 gene encoding uncharacterized protein LOC117613073 isoform X2 translates to MLCPTPPQQQQPQSLQALARSQSLCLRQSQSPRTSQRCRSLNYNSGNDADYSPDFSNATIEFMIKGLNSLNIKKNLSRLPLLSKGSHDDNSNHYKQQYQTTGSDDSNPTESLLPSVSPHADTDQDEQGNVTRVVFQGSVDSDPSVSPLPCISTQADTDYDGLDSAGSDDNLSDSLLPSSIPRISTDYDEPGNPAVGPSGSNPSESATINIGLQDEHNDFGQPHHRTRVTALELTFMLVGFNLEILSAGFDQVSSTSKPRYALISLLLAVAAVFTCIWELIYNGIKERDASPNSTVFGTLPDFFGLGLAVIQCVCSAVQYYFLHHHHSNPMKLSPVPLFFFTCLVVLKLKGN
- the LOC117613073 gene encoding uncharacterized protein LOC117613073 isoform X3 → MLCPTPPQQQQPQSLQALARSQSLCLRQSQSPRTSQRCRSLNYNSGNDADYSPDFSNATIEFMIKGLNSLNIKKNLSRLPLLSKGSHDDNSNHYKQQYQTTGSDDSNPTESLLPSVSPHADTDQDEQGNVTRVVGSVDSDPSVSPLPCISTQADTDYDGLDSAGSDDNLSDSLLPSSIPRISTDYDEPGNPAVGPSGSNPSESATINIGLQDEHNDFGQPHHRTRVTALELTFMLVGFNLEILSAGFDQVSSTSKPRYALISLLLAVAAVFTCIWELIYNGIKERDASPNSTVFGTLPDFFGLGLAVIQCVCSAVQYYFLHHHHSNPMKLSPVPLFFFTCLVVLKLKGN